The following DNA comes from Lates calcarifer isolate ASB-BC8 linkage group LG2, TLL_Latcal_v3, whole genome shotgun sequence.
TGACATAAAATCTTTTTGCTTCATCTCGCTCATTTCCTCCTCGTCTGTTACAACATTAGGAACTGTGCCGGAAACTTCACAAGCAGATTGATTTGGTGGATGAGGAGCGATACGACATGGAGATCAAAGTGACTAAGTCTAACAAGGAGGTACAACTTTTCAACTTTAGCTTTGTGCCACagatttttgttcttgtttccaAATAAAGTGTAAATCCACTGACTGAAACAACAGCTACATTCTGTTTTAAAGATCAGGGATAGTCCCTTAAATTTGATTTGTCAGGAAAACCCCAGTTATCAGGTCATGCTCAAACTGTAAATTACTGTATTTTCCTGTGTCAGATTGACGACCTGAAGCTGATGGTTCAGGATCTGAAGGGCAAGTTTAAGAAGCCTGCCCTGAAGAAGGTGCGGATGTCGGCTGATGCCATGTTGGCCGCTCTGCTGGGCTCCAAACATAAAGTGTCCATGGACCTTAGAGCCAACCTGAAGCAGGTCAAgaaggaggtgaaagaggaggTGGGTGCTTTAGACTTTATATTAAACTCTGATAGAAACATTAAGCAATCAGCAAGATGAAAATCAAAAGTCCCCAATCCTAAAATCACGAGAGTCTTAACCTTTTATTATCTGTGATCTGAATCAATACGatccttgtgtttctttcagGAGAAGCAAACAGGCGACTGGAGGAAGAACATCGAAGACAAGGCCGGGATGGACGGCAGGAAGAAGATGTTCGAGACAGAGGCTTAAATATCAGTGTGTTGTTCTGTTGTCAGATTTAGAGTCAGCATCATTAATTTATCTGTGTTATGTGAGTCCACATCGGTGGAGATTTGTataaatgataaacaaaataaatcagtgttttttgtgtgtttcatgaCAATGATTTGAAAAAGGAATAATATATTTCAGGTGTACAAGGTGTTTGCAGCAGGGATTTAAATACATAactttattattatcactattattatttcataaatAATAGCAGTGGTAGTATTGAGTTCCTTATTTG
Coding sequences within:
- the LOC108887760 gene encoding troponin I, fast skeletal muscle, giving the protein MTEKRMSSSRRNQLKSLLLQIGEAMLEEEALEAEKVKMTYMNENCPALSIPDGMQDLQELCRKLHKQIDLVDEERYDMEIKVTKSNKEIDDLKLMVQDLKGKFKKPALKKVRMSADAMLAALLGSKHKVSMDLRANLKQVKKEVKEEEKQTGDWRKNIEDKAGMDGRKKMFETEA